CGACAGTTTCACGAAAAGACTGGTCACTTACATCAGTGTCACTACATTGTACATAAAGGTTTTTAAAATAATCATACCATTCATTTAAACTGATGGCATTTGAAGTATGGCTTTTACGGTTCATACACGTCTTCAAAATCTGCCATATGTCTGAAGAACCACCCTCCTTGAAAGCTTGTAACAGTTTCTCCTTAATGGCATCTTgatagtttgtttttttaactctACAAGCCGCTTAAAAACTTTCTTTGCTATCAAATACTCTTTAAGTGAAGAATATGAGCTTGTTTTCCGAAAGTCTTTCAACTTATCGTACATAAGTCTTTTTTGAAATAACATAATCGTCAATCAACCTTGTATTTTACGACTATTTCTGTTACAATCTGAACCTTTCATACCTTTACCTGCAATCTGCAATGCACTGGTAAATTTACGAATAGCTGTATTTACATCAGCTAAGCTGGCAATAGCATCTTCGAAAGAATTTGATGTTTcaacagaagtgacattttctaAATACCTAGATTTGCTATTTTCTGACCAACGGTAACGAACAAGCTTTGCGCATTGGCTATCACCACTTGTTGTAGAGACAATGTCATGCGTGGTACTTGACAGTAAATTACAAGATAATGCAAAATGGTCAGATAATGTCAAAGTCGTTCACACACTCAAATAAATCGGCAGACATGATCATGTAATCCACAACGCAAGCTCCCAAGGCTGTTGCACAAGTAAAATTCCCAACATTATCACTGCTAGCCCTGCCATTCAAAAAATGTATGTCCATTCCTTtacataaatcaataaatacttTGCCAGCAGGTGTAACCACGTCATCCTTTGACCGACGTGGACTCGACTGTAAAAATACTTTGGACataatttacattttccaatacCGGAATGTGTGCTACTGAATCGTCGGTTATATAATCGTCAAGTGTACCTGTTCTGGCGTTGAAATCTCCTGCCAAAATAATATCATTACCGTCACACACATTAACCAGATAATCATCTAATCTAACTATCTCTTCTAAAGAGTTGTCAGGACGTAAATAGCAACaacaaaaagtaacatttttatcagaagaaacaaagaattttcaaaCTGTAGGAAAACACAATTTCTAAAATGTGAGTTTTACAacttataattttgttgaaaatccaCTTTTTGACATAAACCGCAACACCGCCGCTGGGACGCCCTTTTTTGAGCGTTTAACAGCAGGATATAAGAATACTTTATAATCAGAAAGAAAATTTACTTTATCGTCTTTTACACAAAATGTCTCTGGTAAGCAAACTATCATATTTCGCACACAAGGAAGAAAATTCTGGATTACCAATATTCCTTTTAAGTCCTCTGATGTTCCATACCAACAGAGAAAGTGACCTGACATCTTTACAGTATGGGCCTTGACCACATCCCTATTCAGTGCTTCCACCTCGAAAGTTGTACGTACGTTCCGATATCTGCCCAGACTCTTCGTTGACACGAAACATGCGTTTACAGTGCGCTTCCTTTACGACAAGTTTGTCATATTGCAGATAAGCTTTCACGTCTTTATTAGCTTTGACAAGAGAACGGCGGAGATCTGATAGCTTGCCACGTATGTCCCGTATTCTTTTTGTATAGTCTTCACTGATAGAAATGTTCGTGTGTTTCAACTTGTAAGCCTTACGAAGAGTCTGTTCCTTGTCTTTGTAATTTCTGAACATGGCGACGGCAGGTTTGGACCCGCGAACAGATGGTGCGTTTGGAATTCTATGCACGCGTTCGAACTCCACGATGTCTTCCATCCCAAGATTATCATGAATAATTCGCTTTACTTTTTCTTCTGATTCGGCCCACGTTTCACTGCCCCCATTCTGTGACACACCAAAAAACACCAAATGTTTCGCCGactttgttttcttgatcatCTTTCTCCTTCCTTATTTCGTTAATTGACTTTTTCATTTCGTCAAGCGTTGTTTTCAACCAGGTCGTAGGACTTGCTTGTGAATCTGAGTCAACAGAAACACTTGACTTTCTTTtcaaacaatctatttcagattttaacttttcaatttcattcgAATTCATTTCTCTGACTCTTCTTTCATTTGTTCTTTGATATCATTAATATCTTCTTCAACATTGTCAATCCTGGTTTGAAGTAGTGCGAAGTTACTGTTCATGGCTTTCGTATCAGCTATTATGGtgtctaatttttcatgtaaagtaGTAATATCTCCTTTGGTTATTGCTTCTGAATCGGCGCTTCTCAACTTGGTGGACCGGGATTCCGTTCAATGTTACCAGAAATGACCAGTAAACCAAACAAGCACAACTTGACAGCGAGTGCCATATGCCACATTGGTATGCACAGAGTCGCCATCTTTGGCAGTTTGCTTGCCTCAATGGGTTACCACCAGCAAAACATCAAATTCTACGCCTAAATGTTTCCAAATCCGTtcccattttttcaaaatccacgTCTCTGTACCTTACCAAAATTGCTTGCAAACTTCTCTATATAGGCTGTAGTACCAGTCATCCATCGAAAATTCGTCGAAAATAGCGGAGCTAAGATATTGAACATGCTGCTACGTGTCTGCTTACGTAACTCATTGAGGCCGGTAAACAAAGGGTGTAACCCATTCATGAACTTGGACATTGCTGTTTAGGAGGCAACTTGGGGCAGTGGTTAAGGTACCgcactcactatcggaggatggtgattTCGAGACCCGGTTAGTCCAGAGTAACAGACTCAGAGGATAGTGAGTTCGAGACTTCAGCACGGCGTTGTACCCCTGAGCGAgacactttactcctcattgctccattagCAGTGGTTATGGGTAcgtcatcctgtaattgggctcgcctgttggatgagtattagatataaaaacaaaatgaaaaaaataaaaatccatATGATCGCGTGAATTTAAGTACTATTCCATTTTATttcaccttaaggtagaatgagccTTTGAGGACAGCTACTGGGACTCTCACACTTTTATAGTATTCTTTTGGCTTACCCTTTGCGGGGGCTCACTTTGAACCTtgtggagtaaataaactttAGTCTTGTAAACATCGGAGATTTTAATATCCCCACGAGTAACCGTTACACGGGAAGGCGGccatttcaaatgtcggtaaattgtaataaatttttactataacccaaacgggattcgaacccccacacactcacggctacatcgcctagctgctaggcctcacacaaaccAGTCGGCAACCGTTTCCaaccaaaagagttggtcacagaaACCGACTTAGATGGTACAATCccgtgcgcgaccgagcaacacagtgtgcatggagcagacgacacacagacacagtacaaacacacatatagtaatcggaaaagcacgagtaagtaagtaagtaatttgtttctctcgtgCCAAATTTCACAGTGATCACtgattctcgattttgaaagagaatggttgaaagtttgctcaaGGTAGAACGGGCCTCGGGAACAGAtgttcggactctcaatttctaaatccttttctgatctaccacttgcgctggctcattttaaagctcttgaaaaaGTAAAACATTAACCGTCTTAGtctttcgaaaatccaaaattttaattttcccccAGAGAGTTCAcacaggatggcggccattttgaatttcaaaaattgcaaaattttgggcagtttgtttcgctagttccgaATTTTGTACGgcgacccccattttttattgttgatttggtaagagaatggttgaaagttttgtttaggaaagtttgagcaaaagtttaagtctttcattttgaggCACGAAGCCAGTCCTGATCTATAACACCCAGTTTTATGTATATCTTTCATATGTTCAGTCTAGCTGTTTATAGTTGATAGTCTCTTATATTTCAACTCGAAACGTTAGTGTTAGAAATGTGAATTCATACGCATTATGACACAATGAAAGTAAATCTCGTCTCACa
This genomic window from Ptychodera flava strain L36383 chromosome 10, AS_Pfla_20210202, whole genome shotgun sequence contains:
- the LOC139141656 gene encoding uncharacterized protein, producing MIKKTKSAKHLVFFGVSQNGGSETWAESEEKVKRIIHDNLGMEDIVEFERVHRIPNAPSVRGSKPAVAMFRNYKDKEQTLRKAYKLKHTNISISEDYTKRIRDIRGKLSDLRRSLVKANKDVKAYLQYDKLVVKEAHCKRMFRVNEESGQISERTYNFRGGSTE